From the genome of Gemmatimonas phototrophica, one region includes:
- a CDS encoding glycoside hydrolase family 10 protein, producing the protein MPTDAPRDVVKTLSTNARRLLARGSLLLAMACGGDGPTEPVVTPPPPPPPTPVAFTVPAIAREFRGMWIATVANIDWPSRTGLTPAQQQAELGLLLDVAQQTGLNAVVLQVRAAGDAIYPSSLEPWSRIFNGTQGANPGYDPLAFAVQQARLRGIELHAWFNPFRAGNLRDTLTLAPQHLAVRRPDLVRKCGQLWFDPGEQAVQDHAIAVMRDVVTRYDVDAVHIDDFFYPYPDTCTNFPDSVTFRRYQQGGGALSLGDWRRDNVNRFVERMYTEVHDASPMARVGVSPFGIWRPGNPAGIVGLDAYTSIYADSRKWLQSGWVDYFAPQLYWSIASTGQSFPALLGWWAQQNTQRRHLWPGLASYRINTDPGPFSSAEIPSQVALIREAAAVAGGATGSILYNGSSVRTNRGGFASTLAGGLYAGGAIPPATTWLDATAPATPSLSVVPSGSTLSVTMSPNGSDTWWFLLRWRTTSGTWQQRLMPSTQRATDLPAANIDGVVLTAIDRAGNASGNAVVQR; encoded by the coding sequence ATGCCTACTGACGCTCCCCGTGACGTGGTGAAGACGCTGTCAACGAACGCGCGCCGACTGCTGGCCCGTGGCTCTCTACTGCTCGCCATGGCCTGTGGCGGTGATGGGCCAACGGAGCCTGTGGTGACACCACCACCTCCCCCGCCGCCGACCCCTGTGGCGTTTACGGTGCCTGCCATTGCGCGTGAGTTCCGCGGGATGTGGATTGCCACCGTCGCCAATATTGACTGGCCGTCGCGCACGGGGCTTACACCGGCGCAGCAGCAGGCCGAGTTGGGGCTGTTGCTGGATGTGGCGCAGCAGACAGGACTCAACGCCGTCGTGCTGCAGGTGCGCGCCGCCGGTGATGCCATTTACCCGTCGTCGCTGGAGCCGTGGTCACGCATTTTCAATGGCACGCAGGGGGCCAACCCGGGCTATGACCCACTGGCTTTTGCCGTGCAGCAGGCGCGTTTGCGTGGCATCGAACTGCATGCGTGGTTCAATCCATTCCGGGCCGGCAACCTGCGCGATACGCTCACGCTGGCGCCGCAGCATCTGGCGGTGCGCCGTCCTGACCTGGTGCGCAAGTGCGGGCAGCTCTGGTTTGACCCGGGTGAGCAGGCGGTGCAGGATCACGCCATTGCGGTCATGCGCGATGTGGTGACGCGCTACGACGTGGACGCGGTGCACATTGACGACTTTTTCTATCCGTATCCGGATACCTGCACGAACTTTCCGGACAGTGTGACCTTCCGGCGCTACCAGCAGGGCGGGGGCGCGCTGTCGCTCGGTGACTGGCGACGCGACAATGTGAATCGCTTCGTGGAGCGCATGTACACCGAAGTGCACGACGCCTCACCTATGGCCCGTGTGGGGGTGAGCCCGTTTGGCATTTGGCGTCCGGGCAATCCGGCGGGCATTGTGGGGCTCGATGCGTACACCAGCATTTATGCCGACTCACGCAAGTGGCTGCAGAGCGGCTGGGTAGACTATTTCGCGCCGCAATTATACTGGAGTATTGCCAGTACGGGACAGAGTTTTCCGGCGCTGCTGGGGTGGTGGGCGCAGCAAAACACGCAGCGGCGGCATCTATGGCCCGGGCTCGCGAGTTATCGCATCAACACCGACCCGGGGCCGTTCTCGTCTGCCGAAATCCCCTCCCAGGTGGCGCTCATTCGTGAGGCCGCCGCGGTGGCCGGCGGTGCCACCGGGAGCATTCTGTACAATGGGTCCAGCGTGCGCACCAATCGCGGGGGCTTTGCCAGCACCCTTGCCGGCGGGCTCTATGCCGGCGGAGCCATTCCGCCCGCTACCACGTGGCTCGACGCCACCGCCCCAGCCACTCCGTCGCTGTCGGTTGTGCCCTCCGGCAGCACCCTGAGCGTCACCATGTCCCCCAATGGCAGCGACACGTGGTGGTTTCTGCTGCGCTGGCGCACGACCAGCGGCACCTGGCAGCAACGACTCATGCCGTCTACCCAACGCGCCACAGACCTGCCCGCGGCCAACATAGACGGAGTAGTGCTCACGGCAATAGACAGAGCGGGAAACGCCAGTGGGAATGCAGTTGTGCAGCGGTAA
- a CDS encoding MFS transporter — translation MGRAQRGDAAEMNTASSKSTASRLRSIVGGSIGNLVEWYDWYAYSAFSLYFAKSFFPPASQTAQLLNTAAVFAVGFFMRPIGGWVMGRYADRHGRKAALTFSVMLMCGGSLLIAITPSYASIGLLAPALLLLARLLQGLSVGGEYGASATYLSEMAGQKHRGFWSSFQYVTLIGGQLIALAVLLVLQRYLTKPELEAWGWRIPFVIGALCAVVAIWLRRSMEETTDFEKDRAARPAASAAATIRGLMEHPRAVLTVVGLTAGGTVAFYTFTTYAQKFLVNTVGFTAQQATFINAVTLLVYLCLQPIVGALSDRIGRRPVLTAFGVLGSLGTIPLFRALETTTSVSGAIWLLLAALTAVSGYTAINAVVKAELFPTSIRALGVGFPYAVTVALFGGTAEYIALYFKNIGHESWFYYYVTACIVASLLVYVTMTESSKLGHMSE, via the coding sequence ATGGGCAGGGCCCAACGCGGGGACGCCGCTGAGATGAACACGGCATCTTCCAAATCCACCGCTTCACGGCTGCGCTCCATTGTAGGGGGCTCCATTGGCAACCTGGTCGAATGGTACGACTGGTATGCCTACTCGGCGTTCTCTCTCTACTTCGCCAAAAGCTTCTTTCCGCCCGCCAGCCAGACGGCCCAGCTGCTGAATACGGCCGCCGTATTTGCGGTGGGCTTCTTCATGCGCCCCATAGGCGGCTGGGTGATGGGCCGCTACGCCGATCGTCATGGCCGCAAGGCGGCCCTCACGTTCAGCGTGATGCTCATGTGCGGCGGCTCGCTGCTTATTGCCATTACGCCGAGTTATGCCAGCATTGGCCTGCTGGCCCCTGCGCTGCTGTTGCTGGCCCGGCTGCTGCAGGGGCTGAGCGTGGGGGGCGAGTACGGCGCCAGCGCCACCTACCTCAGCGAGATGGCCGGCCAGAAGCACCGCGGCTTCTGGTCCAGCTTTCAGTACGTCACACTCATTGGCGGCCAGCTCATTGCCTTGGCGGTGTTGCTGGTGTTGCAGCGTTATCTCACCAAGCCGGAGCTTGAGGCCTGGGGGTGGCGCATTCCATTCGTGATTGGGGCGCTGTGCGCCGTCGTGGCCATCTGGCTACGGCGCAGCATGGAAGAAACCACCGACTTCGAGAAAGACCGCGCCGCGCGCCCTGCGGCCAGTGCGGCGGCCACCATTCGTGGACTCATGGAGCACCCGCGCGCCGTACTCACGGTGGTGGGGCTCACGGCTGGTGGCACGGTGGCCTTCTACACCTTCACCACGTACGCGCAGAAGTTTCTGGTAAACACGGTGGGCTTCACGGCGCAGCAGGCCACTTTCATCAACGCCGTCACGCTCCTGGTGTACCTGTGCCTGCAGCCAATTGTGGGCGCGCTAAGCGATCGCATTGGCCGCCGCCCCGTGCTCACCGCCTTTGGCGTGCTGGGCTCCCTGGGCACCATTCCGCTCTTCCGCGCCCTCGAAACCACCACCAGTGTCAGCGGCGCCATCTGGCTGCTGCTGGCCGCGCTCACCGCGGTGAGTGGCTACACCGCCATCAATGCGGTGGTGAAAGCCGAGCTTTTTCCCACCAGTATCCGCGCGCTGGGCGTCGGCTTCCCGTACGCCGTGACCGTCGCGCTGTTTGGCGGCACCGCCGAGTACATCGCGCTCTACTTCAAGAACATCGGGCACGAATCGTGGTTCTACTACTACGTGACCGCCTGCATTGTGGCGAGCCTGCTCGTGTACGTGACCATGACGGAGAGCTCGAAACTAGGACACATGTCCGAGTAA
- a CDS encoding acyl-CoA thioesterase, with protein sequence MSFAKHGLQVFDLPVTIVPADIDDNNHVNNVVYLKWIFDVALEHWNVSASPEMKATYGWVATRHEIDYRREAVMGDPIVARTWIGAVDSRRFERLTEIVRTSDDHVLCRGRSLWTLLARDTGRITRIPPDMVELFAAYMHPG encoded by the coding sequence ATGTCCTTCGCCAAACACGGCCTGCAGGTCTTCGACCTTCCCGTCACGATTGTCCCCGCCGACATCGATGACAACAACCACGTGAACAACGTGGTGTATCTGAAGTGGATCTTCGATGTGGCCCTCGAGCACTGGAACGTGAGCGCGTCACCGGAGATGAAGGCGACCTACGGCTGGGTGGCCACCCGTCACGAAATCGACTATCGCCGCGAGGCGGTCATGGGCGATCCCATTGTGGCGCGCACCTGGATTGGGGCGGTGGACTCGCGGCGCTTTGAGCGGCTCACCGAGATCGTGCGCACCAGTGACGACCATGTGCTGTGCCGCGGACGGTCGCTGTGGACGCTGCTGGCCCGCGACACGGGTCGCATTACACGCATCCCACCCGATATGGTGGAGCTGTTCGCGGCGTATATGCATCCGGGGTGA
- a CDS encoding ankyrin repeat domain-containing protein, with product MGPDKAALLDAYLQASSVPLVGGHASGALHDAQELLAAHPELPTVSLFAAAVSGHATVVRDLLANNPSLVSERGGPHQWDALTWCCFSRWLRDDRARADDFVTTARVLLEAGASANTGFLDRSHSPDPQHESVLYGAAGVAFCAPLTALLLEHGANPNDGEVPYHAAEQYAAGVVAALLAGPTALTPDSLATMLLRKADWHDYAGVVQLLQRGVDPNASGPWPRTPFMQALLRDNDLAIVEAMFEAGGDPHLSLNGQSALSLAAWHGRTDVLQLFAERGVELPQQGVDAVAVDCTLGDFPGVRARLAANGQDREAFMAQLPAFTGRCAGNGALAPLGVLLQLAPTVDVRWEEGDGYWGIAPASTPLHVAAWRAQHSVVRQLVEAGADVNATDGDGRTPLMRAVDACVRSHWQDARRPTSVDVLLKAGAERDGVALPTGYDAIDRLLRRSTD from the coding sequence ATGGGGCCGGATAAGGCGGCGCTCCTCGACGCTTATCTGCAGGCCTCGTCTGTTCCGCTCGTTGGTGGCCATGCCTCCGGCGCGTTGCACGACGCACAGGAACTGCTGGCAGCGCATCCTGAGCTACCGACAGTCAGTCTGTTTGCCGCGGCCGTGAGTGGCCACGCCACCGTGGTGCGTGACCTGCTCGCGAACAACCCTTCGCTTGTGTCGGAACGCGGTGGCCCGCACCAGTGGGATGCGCTGACCTGGTGCTGTTTTTCCCGCTGGCTGCGCGATGATCGGGCACGTGCGGACGATTTTGTCACCACCGCGCGTGTGCTGCTCGAGGCGGGGGCGTCGGCCAATACGGGTTTCCTCGACCGCAGTCACTCACCGGACCCGCAACACGAAAGCGTGCTGTACGGAGCCGCCGGCGTGGCCTTCTGTGCGCCGCTTACGGCGTTGCTGCTCGAACACGGCGCCAATCCCAACGACGGCGAAGTGCCGTACCACGCAGCAGAGCAGTACGCCGCCGGTGTGGTGGCGGCGTTGCTCGCGGGGCCTACAGCACTCACGCCAGACAGTCTGGCCACCATGCTGTTGCGCAAAGCCGACTGGCACGACTACGCAGGGGTCGTGCAACTGTTGCAGCGCGGAGTGGACCCTAACGCTTCTGGCCCGTGGCCTCGCACCCCGTTCATGCAGGCGCTGCTGCGCGACAACGATCTCGCGATTGTGGAAGCCATGTTTGAAGCGGGCGGTGATCCGCATCTCTCATTGAACGGTCAGAGTGCGCTCTCTCTGGCCGCGTGGCACGGTCGCACTGATGTGCTGCAGCTCTTCGCCGAGCGTGGAGTGGAGCTGCCGCAGCAGGGAGTGGATGCCGTAGCGGTGGACTGCACACTGGGGGACTTTCCTGGCGTGCGTGCGCGGTTGGCGGCAAACGGCCAGGACCGTGAGGCCTTCATGGCGCAGCTGCCCGCATTCACGGGGCGGTGCGCCGGCAACGGCGCGCTCGCTCCGCTGGGCGTGCTGCTGCAGCTCGCTCCCACGGTGGATGTGCGCTGGGAAGAGGGCGATGGCTACTGGGGCATTGCTCCGGCGAGCACGCCGCTGCACGTGGCCGCGTGGCGTGCCCAGCATAGTGTGGTGCGGCAACTGGTGGAGGCCGGTGCCGACGTGAATGCCACGGACGGGGATGGACGCACACCGCTCATGCGTGCGGTAGATGCGTGCGTGCGATCGCACTGGCAAGACGCGCGACGTCCTACGTCGGTTGACGTACTACTCAAAGCCGGTGCGGAGCGCGATGGTGTTGCGCTGCCGACCGGCTACGACGCGATTGATCGCTTGTTGCGTCGAAGTACGGACTGA
- a CDS encoding serine hydrolase domain-containing protein, with protein sequence MPAPHTLRAGRATAVVAVLLSSAMAPSAVAQSVPAWAPALDSVANAAIATSKSPGVTVAVVVNGQLAYAKGYGLANVDTKQPMHADMLLRVGSVTKMFTGTMLAALIEKNLLDMEQPISRYVPSLAGKQVGAVTTQQLMTHNAGWIDNAVAYGRMGEGALGEVMREVGDTLFFTGAGRTFSYSNPSISMAGYVGEMAGKQRFASLVESNVLRPLGMRLSTFKPLEALTWPIAMGHMGPNAGGNMTVVRPMTENTAQWAAGFLFSSAPELARYTIAMMNGGTIDGADVLPRGVVRRVTTGYVPHPGGSGLDSAMYGYGLVVGTARVNGKPERVWTHGGAINGYNSSLVMLPDRKVAVVVLANGPGSGNSVIERKALELVMGAPLARATPAAPRDLTTAERAALVGTYAMGPVTVEFAELNGALVMKQGAASLPVKAASPSELVVGPQRLYTRTENGKVVYVYNGSRALARKL encoded by the coding sequence ATGCCCGCACCCCATACTTTGCGCGCCGGTCGCGCCACCGCCGTTGTTGCCGTTCTGCTCTCCAGCGCCATGGCCCCCTCGGCTGTGGCACAGTCCGTACCCGCCTGGGCTCCTGCGCTGGACTCCGTGGCCAACGCGGCCATTGCCACCTCCAAATCGCCCGGCGTGACGGTGGCGGTCGTGGTGAACGGTCAGTTGGCTTATGCCAAGGGCTACGGGCTGGCCAACGTAGACACTAAACAGCCCATGCACGCGGATATGCTGCTGCGGGTGGGGTCGGTGACCAAGATGTTCACCGGCACCATGCTGGCCGCATTGATCGAAAAGAATCTGCTCGACATGGAGCAGCCCATCAGCCGCTATGTGCCGTCGCTGGCCGGCAAGCAAGTGGGCGCCGTAACCACGCAGCAACTCATGACGCACAACGCCGGCTGGATTGATAACGCCGTAGCGTATGGACGTATGGGCGAAGGCGCCTTGGGTGAAGTGATGCGCGAGGTGGGGGATACGCTGTTCTTCACCGGTGCGGGACGCACCTTCTCCTATTCCAACCCCAGCATCAGCATGGCGGGGTATGTGGGCGAAATGGCGGGCAAGCAGCGTTTTGCTTCACTCGTCGAATCCAATGTGCTTCGCCCGTTGGGCATGCGTCTCAGCACCTTCAAGCCGCTGGAAGCGCTCACGTGGCCCATAGCCATGGGACACATGGGTCCCAACGCCGGCGGCAACATGACGGTGGTCCGTCCCATGACCGAGAACACCGCGCAGTGGGCCGCCGGTTTTCTCTTCTCCTCCGCTCCGGAACTGGCGCGCTACACCATTGCGATGATGAACGGCGGGACGATTGATGGCGCCGACGTATTGCCGCGAGGCGTGGTACGTCGCGTCACCACCGGATATGTACCGCATCCGGGCGGCAGCGGCCTTGATTCGGCCATGTACGGCTACGGACTGGTGGTGGGCACGGCACGCGTGAACGGGAAGCCCGAACGCGTGTGGACGCATGGGGGCGCCATCAACGGCTACAACTCCAGCCTCGTCATGCTCCCCGATCGCAAGGTGGCCGTGGTCGTACTGGCCAACGGTCCAGGCAGCGGCAACAGCGTAATTGAGCGCAAAGCTCTCGAGCTGGTGATGGGCGCACCGTTGGCCCGCGCAACGCCTGCGGCGCCACGTGACCTCACGACAGCGGAACGGGCCGCACTGGTTGGGACCTACGCCATGGGTCCGGTTACGGTGGAGTTTGCGGAGCTCAATGGCGCGCTGGTCATGAAACAGGGGGCTGCCTCATTGCCCGTAAAGGCCGCGTCGCCATCTGAATTGGTGGTGGGTCCGCAGCGTCTTTACACGCGCACCGAGAACGGCAAGGTGGTGTACGTCTACAACGGCTCACGCGCGCTGGCCCGCAAACTGTGA